A region from the Cervus elaphus chromosome 10, mCerEla1.1, whole genome shotgun sequence genome encodes:
- the LOC122701504 gene encoding transmembrane protein 180-like isoform X1 yields the protein MTFLNIKPIAWAFSLITLGTEMLNSVFSFYYVKLFLHLYKVSEVAFYQAQMILMIWNALNDLTGYFHNNSKADCCSSRHSSVLYGAPLCAAAFLLPWFPWKYYHEGDWLSGLHLVVSLCAFDSTLTFVQQAQCVLFAEIFTRYESRLQLIKINQVASLVGSTSILFCGLISDNMEILLNFQVIAVVVAILATVSLYTGMCHLSHLEPKRSPEENLFSETVQDLPWTSVVSLMRQILTQKNFRLFLIVNFFQVFHLTFFSNFMMIFVDNLIPTDVLPSSIRSIMYGAGFICPQCLVLISQSWLRKFGYYKIILFSFYLEGTASIVMLLLGQQYYYFLALYLTVIMVIVQASFCLFNLPLADMVDADLLKFNRQSPLSSMVFGINALFTKPAQSLAPMVILSRLNQFGYGNPNESTILDLHDAMFNLICLVPLGIAAIQILVWSPFSIRKKTDYTGVF from the exons atgacatttttaaatatcaaaccCATTGCTTGGGCATTCTCTCTAATAACCTTAGGGACTGAAATGCTAAATTCTGTCTTCAGTTTCTACTATGTAAAGCTTTTTTTACATCTGTACAAGGTTTCAGAAGTGGCCTTTTACCAAGCCCAG atgaTTTTAATGATTTGGAATGCTCTTAACGACCTGACGGGGTATTTTCACAACAACTCTAAGGCAGACTGCTGTTCCAGTCGTCACAGTTCTGTTTTGTATGGTGCCCCTTTATGTGCGGCAGCCTTCCTGCTTCCTTGGTTCCCCTGGAAATACTATCATGAAGGTGACTGGCTTAGTGGGCTTCACCTGGTGGTATCATTATGTGCTTTTGACAGCACGCTTACCTTTGTTCAGCAAGCCCAGTGTGTACTGTTTGCAGAAATTTTCACTAGATATGAAAGTCGGCTTCAGCTTATTAAAATCAACCAAGTGGCGTCATTGGTAGGATCTACCAGTATCCTTTTCTGTGGCCTCATCTCTGATAACATGGAAATTTTGCTCAATTTTCAGGTCATCGCTGTTGTTGTTGCCATTTTGGCCACTGTCAGCCTATATACTGGCATGTGCCACCTGAGTCACTTAGAACCTAAAAGAAGCCCCGAGGAAAACCTTTTCTCAGAAACTGTACAGGATCTCCCCTGGACTTCCGTCGTCTCATTGATGAGACAAATCTTGACCCAGAAAAACTTTCGCCTTTTTCTGATAGTGAATTTCTTCCAAGTCTTCCATTTAACCTTCTTCAGTAACTTCATGATGATATTTGTTGATAACCTCATCCCCACGGATGTTCTTCCTTCTTCCATAAGGAGCATCATGTATGGGGCAGGCTTTATCTGCCCACAG TGCCTTGTACTTATCAGCCAGTCCTGGCTGAGGAAGTTTGGTTACTATAAGATTATCTTATTTTCATTCTACCTAGAAGGAACAGCCTCCATCGTCATGTTGCTTCTTGGACAGCAGTACTATTACTTTTTGGCTCTGTATCTCACTGTTATCAT GGTGATTGTGCAAGCttctttttgcttatttaatCTGCCACTGGCTGACATGGTCGATGCAGACTTACTGAAGTTCAATCGGCA gtcaCCCCTTTCCTCCATGGTCTTTGGCATCAATGCTTTATTTACCAAACCTGCTCAGTCTTTAGCTCCCATGGTGATACTCTCAAGGCTAAACCAGTTTGGATACGGAAACCCAAACGAAAG
- the LOC122701504 gene encoding transmembrane protein 180-like isoform X3, whose translation MTFLNIKPIAWAFSLITLGTEMLNSVFSFYYVKLFLHLYKVSEVAFYQAQMILMIWNALNDLTGYFHNNSKADCCSSRHSSVLYGAPLCAAAFLLPWFPWKYYHEGDWLSGLHLVVSLCAFDSTLTFVQQAQCVLFAEIFTRYESRLQLIKINQVASLVGSTSILFCGLISDNMEILLNFQVIAVVVAILATVSLYTGMCHLSHLEPKRSPEENLFSETVQDLPWTSVVSLMRQILTQKNFRLFLIVNFFQVFHLTFFSNFMMIFVDNLIPTDVLPSSIRSIMYGAGFICPQCLVLISQSWLRKFGYYKIILFSFYLEGTASIVMLLLGQQYYYFLALYLTVIMLQRRDVLSGRPSSVSSPGLDVPPT comes from the exons atgacatttttaaatatcaaaccCATTGCTTGGGCATTCTCTCTAATAACCTTAGGGACTGAAATGCTAAATTCTGTCTTCAGTTTCTACTATGTAAAGCTTTTTTTACATCTGTACAAGGTTTCAGAAGTGGCCTTTTACCAAGCCCAG atgaTTTTAATGATTTGGAATGCTCTTAACGACCTGACGGGGTATTTTCACAACAACTCTAAGGCAGACTGCTGTTCCAGTCGTCACAGTTCTGTTTTGTATGGTGCCCCTTTATGTGCGGCAGCCTTCCTGCTTCCTTGGTTCCCCTGGAAATACTATCATGAAGGTGACTGGCTTAGTGGGCTTCACCTGGTGGTATCATTATGTGCTTTTGACAGCACGCTTACCTTTGTTCAGCAAGCCCAGTGTGTACTGTTTGCAGAAATTTTCACTAGATATGAAAGTCGGCTTCAGCTTATTAAAATCAACCAAGTGGCGTCATTGGTAGGATCTACCAGTATCCTTTTCTGTGGCCTCATCTCTGATAACATGGAAATTTTGCTCAATTTTCAGGTCATCGCTGTTGTTGTTGCCATTTTGGCCACTGTCAGCCTATATACTGGCATGTGCCACCTGAGTCACTTAGAACCTAAAAGAAGCCCCGAGGAAAACCTTTTCTCAGAAACTGTACAGGATCTCCCCTGGACTTCCGTCGTCTCATTGATGAGACAAATCTTGACCCAGAAAAACTTTCGCCTTTTTCTGATAGTGAATTTCTTCCAAGTCTTCCATTTAACCTTCTTCAGTAACTTCATGATGATATTTGTTGATAACCTCATCCCCACGGATGTTCTTCCTTCTTCCATAAGGAGCATCATGTATGGGGCAGGCTTTATCTGCCCACAG TGCCTTGTACTTATCAGCCAGTCCTGGCTGAGGAAGTTTGGTTACTATAAGATTATCTTATTTTCATTCTACCTAGAAGGAACAGCCTCCATCGTCATGTTGCTTCTTGGACAGCAGTACTATTACTTTTTGGCTCTGTATCTCACTGTTATCAT GCTGCAGCGCAGGGATGTGCTTTCTGGAAGgccttcctcagtttcctcacctggatTAGATGTCCCTCCTACATGA